Proteins encoded within one genomic window of Aquarana catesbeiana isolate 2022-GZ linkage group LG03, ASM4218655v1, whole genome shotgun sequence:
- the LOC141133361 gene encoding nuclear factor interleukin-3-regulated protein-like, whose amino-acid sequence MESPLANYSQSMEQQHSRVRTPSGQSGSAAGRRKREFISDEKKDASYWEKRRKNNEAAKRSREKRRFHDLVLEGKVAALDEENGRLRNELFQLKLRYGLISAASFIEASQGHGNHKTSDGGSLLCNARNTTYTSPYMNSDSSEADSGGGAVMDSYSPHGSLSDLSDQSSQDSPVPATYGEGRAMENDFANLCPVENNQSTRLAVPRGGVILYRVGGLTVDPQHRHIVATDEEMLKHRSSEYSAPLPRSSIFAHVDSLQTAYQHMEKSPGVQVSSELLSPKSPQSWYQSEDSGSDEGGSNCCSLQCPTYQEPAAGVKLPHKLRLKCRTHGHEGWRSDNGQGVEVQN is encoded by the coding sequence ATGGAATCTCCATTGGCCAACTACTCACAAAGCATGGAGCAGCAGCATTCCCGGGTAAGAACTCCAAGTGGCCAAAGTGGATCCGCAGCTGGCCGTCGCAAGCGGGAGTTCATCTCCGATGAAAAGAAGGATGCCAGTTACTGGGAGAAGAGGCGGAAAAACAATGAGGCAGCCAAGAGATCACGGGAAAAGAGACGCTTTCATGACCTAGTGCTGGAAGGGAAGGTGGCAGCACTGGATGAGGAAAATGGACGCTTGAGGAATGAATTATTCCAGCTGAAACTGCGATACGGGCTAATTTCAGCTGCCTCTTTCATTGAGGCGAGCCAGGGACATGGCAACCACAAGACTTCAGATGGCGGATCTTTGCTGTGCAATGCCAGGAATACAACCTACACATCCCCATACATGAACTCAGACTCCTCAGAGGCAGACAGTGGAGGGGGTGCAGTCATGGATAGTTATTCACCACATGGTTCGTTGTCTGACCTCTCTGATCAGTCTTCCCAGGATAGCCCGGTGCCAGCCACCTACGGCGAGGGGAGAGCCATGGAAAATGACTTTGCCAATTTGTGCCCAGTGGAAAACAATCAATCCACAAGATTAGCAGTGCCACGCGGTGGAGTGATACTGTACCGAGTTGGTGGGCTTACCGTTGACCCCCAGCACAGGCACATTGTGGCTACAGATGAAGAAATGCTGAAACACCGGTCCTCAGAGTACAGTGCCCCATTGCCACGCTCCTCCATTTTTGCACATGTGGACAGTTTACAAACTGCTTACCAACACATGGAGAAGTCCCCTGGGGTTCAAGTCTCCTCAGAACTTTTATCTCCCAAATCCCCTCAGTCATGGTACCAGAGTGAGGACAGTGGTAGTGACGAGGGGGGATCCAACTGTTGCTCCTTGCAGTGCCCAACCTATCAGGAGCCAGCGGCTGGCGTCAAACTTCCCCACAAATTGAGGTTGAAGTGTCGAACACATGGACATGAGGGGTGGAGGTCAGATAATGGTCAAGGAGTTGAGGTGCAGAATTAA